One window of the Bos mutus isolate GX-2022 chromosome X, NWIPB_WYAK_1.1, whole genome shotgun sequence genome contains the following:
- the LOC102271124 gene encoding LOW QUALITY PROTEIN: zinc finger X-linked protein ZXDB (The sequence of the model RefSeq protein was modified relative to this genomic sequence to represent the inferred CDS: inserted 5 bases in 3 codons; deleted 2 bases in 2 codons), with protein sequence MEIPRLLPARGMRQTGGAGSPEGGGRIRGGANLRAGQAPARRLLLLRGPQDGGPGRRREEASAASSCPGPGPSPLALRPDHATGCGSGGGSGGDDFFLVLLDPVGGDVETAGAGQAAGPVWREEAGLGPRLLGGESGANPEGRPALGPSCLSAIPAPVPALAPIPAPGLGPATAFAGTVTIHNQNLLLSLENGILTLATPPPPAWAPGVAPAPQPRGLVAPQAGIPHTAESGDCPELPPDLLLAERAEPAPAPAHKEEEEGPAAVESPRGPPGPGQGVLLYLCPEVQCGQTFAKKHQLKVHLLTHSSSQGQRPFKCPLGGCGWTFTTSYKLKRHLQSHDKLRPFGCPAEGCGKSFTTVYNLKAHMKGHEQENSFKCEVCEETFPTQAKLSAHQRSHFEPERPYQCAFSGCKKTFITVSALFSHNRAHFREQELFSCSFPGCSKQYDKACRLKIHLRSHTGERPFLCDFEGCGWNFTSMSKLLRHKRKHDDDRRFMCPVEGCGKSFTRAEHLKGHSITHLGTKPFVCPVEGCCARFSARSSLYIHSKKHLQDVDTWKSRCPVATCNKLFTSKHSMKTHMAKRHNLRQDLLAQLEAANSLTPSSELTSQGQSDLSDAELVSLFSDVPGNNSSAAVLDTALVNSGILTIDVASVNSTLAGNLPANNNNSLGQAVXPQALMATSDLPQSLIPHLFFGTTAAGFQQGPLDMDDVSSLXCGPLASLSSLALKTQSXEPQALIPSSKLTVDTDALTPSSTLLENSVSELLPPTKTEWNVHPDSDFFAQEEETQFGFSNPAGNHGSQKETDLITVTGSSFLV encoded by the exons ATGGAAATCCCGAGGCTGCTCCCGGCTCGCGGGATGCGACAAACCGGCGGGGCTGGCAGCCCCGAGGGTGGCGGCCGGATCCGCGGAGGTGCTAACTTGCGGGCCGGTCAGGCCCCGGCGCGCCGCCTCCTGCTGCTCCGTGGCCCTCAAGATGGCGGGCCCGGGCGGCGGCGTGAGGAGGCCAGCGCGGCTTCCTCGTGCCCAGGCCCGGGCCCGAGCCCTTTGGCGCTGAGGCCCGATCACGCTACCGGCTGTGGCAGCGGCGGCGGGAGCGGCGGCGATGACTTCTTCCTGGTGCTGCTGGACCCGGTGGGTGGAGACGTAGAAACCGCGGGCGCTGGCCAGGCCGCAGGGCCCGTGTGGAGGGAGGAGGCCGGGCTGGGCCCAAGGCTCCTGGGGGGCGAAAGCGGCGCGAACCCCGAGGGCCGCCCTGCGCTGGGCCCCAGCTGCCTGTCGGCTATCCCCGCCCCAGTCCCGGCCTTGGCCCCGATCCCCGCTCCAGGCCTGGGCCCTGCCACGGCCTTCGCAGGCACAGTCACCATTCACAACCAAAACCTACTGTTGAGCTTGGAGAATGGCATTCTCACTCTGGCCACGCCCCCACCGCCGGCCTGGGCGCCTGGGGTCGCCCCTGCCCCGCAGCCCAGGGGTCTGGTCGCCCCGCAAGCTGGGATCCCACACACCGCGGAGTCTGGAGATTGTCCCGAGCTGCCGCCCGACCTCCTGCTGGCGGAGCGGGCAGAACCTGCGCCTGCCCCAGCtcacaaggaggaggaggagggcccgGCGGCTGTTGAGAGCCCCCGCGGGCCGCCAGGCCCAGGCCAGGGCGTGTTGCTGTACCTGTGTCCTGAGGTGCAGTGCGGACAAACCTTTGCAAAGAAGCACCAGCTGAAGGTGCACCTGCTGACacacagcagcagccagggccaGCGGCCCTTCAAGTGCCCCCTGGGTGGTTGTGGGTGGACCTTCACCACCTCCTACAAGCTCAAGAGGCATCTGCAGTCACACGACAAACTGAGGCCCTTCGGCTGCCCAGCAGAGGGCTGTGGCAAGAGCTTCACCACCGTGTATAACCTCAAAGCACACATGAAGGGCCACGAGCAGGAGAACTCATTCAAATGTGAGGTGTGTGAGGAGACCTTCCCCACACAGGCCAAGCTCAGCGCCCACCAGCGCAGCCACTTCGAGCCTGAGAGGCCCTACCAGTGTGCGTTTTCCGGCTGCAAGAAGACATTTATCACAGTGAGTGCCCTGTTTTCCCATAACCGCGCCCACTTCAGGGAACAGGAACTCTTTTCCTGTTCCTTTCCTGGCTGCAGTAAACAGTATGACAAGGCTTGTAGGCTGAAAATTCACCTTCGGAGCCACACTGGTGAGAGACCGTTCCTTTGTGACTTTGAGGGCTGTGGCTGGAACTTCACTAGCATGTCCAAACTCCTAAGGCACAAACGGAAGCACGACGATGACCGGAGGTTCATGTGCCCGGTGGAAGGGTGTGGGAAATCTTTCACAAGGGCTGAACATCTGAAAGGCCACAGCATAACCCACCTGGGCACGAAGCCTTTTGTGTGCCCGGTGGAAGGTTGCTGTGCCAGGTTCTCTGCTCGCAGTAGTCTCTACATTCACTCCAAGAAACACTTGCAGGATGTGGACACTTGGAAAAGCCGATGCCCAGTCGCCACTTGTAATAAACTCTTCACATCCAAGCACAGCATGAAGACCCACATGGCCAAAAGGCACAACCTGCGCCAGGATCTCTTAGCTCAGCTGGAAGCTGCAAATTCTCTTACACCCAGCAGTGAACTTACCAGCCAGGGGCAGAGTGACCTCAGTGATGCTGAGCTTGTGTCTCTCTTCTCTGATGTGCCTGGTAATAATAGTTCTGCTGCAGTACTGGACACGGCATTGGTGAACTCTGGGATCTTGACTATTGATGTGGCTTCTGTGAACTCAACTCTGGCAGGAAACCTCcctgctaataataataattccttagGGCAGGCAG GACCTCAGGCCTTGATGGCCACCAGTGACCTTCCTCAAAGTTTGATACCTCAT CTCTTCTTTGGAACGACAGCAGCAGGTTTTCAGCAGGGTCCCTTAGATATGGATGATGTCTCAAGTCT ATGCGGGCCGTTGGCATCTCTGAGCTCTTTGGCTTTGAAAACTCAGTC AGAGCCCCAAGCTTTGATCCCTAGCAGTAAGCTAACAGTAGACACAGATGCTCTGACTCCTTCAAGCACCCTT TTAGAAAACAGTGTCTCAGAACTACTGCCACCAACCAAAACGGAATGGAATGTACATCCTGACTCTGACTTCTTTGCACAGGAGGAAGAAACCCAGTTTGGATTCTCCAATCCAGCAGGAAACCATGGGTCTCAGAAAGAAACAGATCTTATCACAGTGACTGGCAGCTCATTTTTGGTATGA